A genomic window from Scophthalmus maximus strain ysfricsl-2021 chromosome 17, ASM2237912v1, whole genome shotgun sequence includes:
- the litaf gene encoding lipopolysaccharide-induced tumor necrosis factor-alpha factor homolog isoform X2 has product MTSPDSDLSNTSTKLKDVSLASQQLLERKKFQCVFQELKKRVEFGRTEEAASNQHKSDAIDDKLEQRSERQAELQKSHDTVLRDSEKKTSIKKVSFESCEKIEPRGQPVSAPEILYIEPPPLTPAPKVILDVENLPPCPCRTQCPECRQYIMTETFSSISSVTWLLCFITAGIGYETVPLRSR; this is encoded by the exons ATGACTTCTCCGGACAGCGATCTGAGCAATACATCGACAAAACTGAAAGATGTTTCACTCGCAAGCCAACAGCTTCTGGAGAGGAAAAAATTCCAGTGCGTGTTTCAGGAATTAAAGAAACGCGTCGAGTTCGGACGAACAG AGGAAGCAGCTTCAAATCAGCACAAGAGTGATGCCATCGATGACAAACTGGAACAACGCTCTGAAAGACAGGCTGAACTCCAAAAAAGCCACGACACCGTCCTCAGGGACAGCGAGAAGAAGACCAGCATAAAAA AGGTTTCGTTCGAATCCTGTGAAAAGATTGAGCCTCGTGGTCAACCTGTTTCTGCCCCCGAAATTCTCTATATCGAGCCTCCGCCTCTTACCCCCG CTCCAAAGGTGATTCTGGATGTGGAAAACCTCCCACCGTGTCCGTGCAGGACACAGTGCCCAGAGTGTCGTCAGTACATCATGACGGAGACTTTCAGCTCCATCAGCAGTGTCACCTGGCTGTTGTGTTTCATAACAGCGGGGATCGGGTATGAAACCGTCCCCCTTCGTTCCCGGTGA
- the litaf gene encoding lipopolysaccharide-induced tumor necrosis factor-alpha factor homolog isoform X3, translating into MTSPDSDLSNTSTKLKDVSLASQQLLERKKFQCVFQELKKRVEFGRTEEAASNQHKSDAIDDKLEQRSERQAELQKSHDTVLRDSEKKTSIKTPKVILDVENLPPCPCRTQCPECRQYIMTETFSSISSVTWLLCFITAGIGCMAGCCLLPFCIDQFKSITHRCPKCRTLITTIKRL; encoded by the exons ATGACTTCTCCGGACAGCGATCTGAGCAATACATCGACAAAACTGAAAGATGTTTCACTCGCAAGCCAACAGCTTCTGGAGAGGAAAAAATTCCAGTGCGTGTTTCAGGAATTAAAGAAACGCGTCGAGTTCGGACGAACAG AGGAAGCAGCTTCAAATCAGCACAAGAGTGATGCCATCGATGACAAACTGGAACAACGCTCTGAAAGACAGGCTGAACTCCAAAAAAGCCACGACACCGTCCTCAGGGACAGCGAGAAGAAGACCAGCATAAAAA CTCCAAAGGTGATTCTGGATGTGGAAAACCTCCCACCGTGTCCGTGCAGGACACAGTGCCCAGAGTGTCGTCAGTACATCATGACGGAGACTTTCAGCTCCATCAGCAGTGTCACCTGGCTGTTGTGTTTCATAACAGCGGGGATCGG ATGCATGGCTGGTTGTTGCCTCCTTCCCTTCTGCATCGATCAGTTCAAATCCATCACTCACAGGTGTCCAAAGTGTCGCACGTTGATTACAACCATCAAACGGCTCTGA
- the litaf gene encoding lipopolysaccharide-induced tumor necrosis factor-alpha factor homolog isoform X1, which yields MTSPDSDLSNTSTKLKDVSLASQQLLERKKFQCVFQELKKRVEFGRTEEAASNQHKSDAIDDKLEQRSERQAELQKSHDTVLRDSEKKTSIKKVSFESCEKIEPRGQPVSAPEILYIEPPPLTPAPKVILDVENLPPCPCRTQCPECRQYIMTETFSSISSVTWLLCFITAGIGCMAGCCLLPFCIDQFKSITHRCPKCRTLITTIKRL from the exons ATGACTTCTCCGGACAGCGATCTGAGCAATACATCGACAAAACTGAAAGATGTTTCACTCGCAAGCCAACAGCTTCTGGAGAGGAAAAAATTCCAGTGCGTGTTTCAGGAATTAAAGAAACGCGTCGAGTTCGGACGAACAG AGGAAGCAGCTTCAAATCAGCACAAGAGTGATGCCATCGATGACAAACTGGAACAACGCTCTGAAAGACAGGCTGAACTCCAAAAAAGCCACGACACCGTCCTCAGGGACAGCGAGAAGAAGACCAGCATAAAAA AGGTTTCGTTCGAATCCTGTGAAAAGATTGAGCCTCGTGGTCAACCTGTTTCTGCCCCCGAAATTCTCTATATCGAGCCTCCGCCTCTTACCCCCG CTCCAAAGGTGATTCTGGATGTGGAAAACCTCCCACCGTGTCCGTGCAGGACACAGTGCCCAGAGTGTCGTCAGTACATCATGACGGAGACTTTCAGCTCCATCAGCAGTGTCACCTGGCTGTTGTGTTTCATAACAGCGGGGATCGG ATGCATGGCTGGTTGTTGCCTCCTTCCCTTCTGCATCGATCAGTTCAAATCCATCACTCACAGGTGTCCAAAGTGTCGCACGTTGATTACAACCATCAAACGGCTCTGA